The nucleotide sequence AATTTTTGGGTAATAATTTGCGATGGGACCTGTGTTTTTGTGATGATGGATATTGATATGGTATTATAAATAGCCCTTCAAAAAAGCCTGTTCTGTGAGAACAGGCGGTCTTTGCCGCTCgtattcaattaaataataattcggAAAACTTTCcagacaatagaaaaaaatattttggtattttttttttatttttattattttgtcctACATTTATTCTGCAAATATACACACCCTGCTGGTGTGTTAAAATACcctcatattttatatttcctcATGATAGTGAACGTGACAGTTACATTAATTGATGTTCGTTTATTTAAGGTTTGTTGCTTATTGAATGGATGTTTGGAAGTGCCCTTGAATGGAAattcagaaatatttgatttacaCAGTGTACGGTAtttgtattaacaaaaaatcatcgactaataaataaataattaaatttgaccTCTTATTCTAATTTACAGCCAACTGTCATCTATCTGCCATCTCGCCGAAGTTGAAAAATACCacagtactggatgatcgtccaCTGAAAGTTCGTAAGCtagtagacatagtaggcatttcaaaatgtgCGTTAGATAGcatattaacagaaaatttggacataagaaagctgtgcgcaagttGGGTGCCGCGATGGTtcacaatggaataaaaacggcgtcgtgaagatgtttctattgggtgtttggcaatgtttcccAAAAATAGAGCCAAATTTTGCGGCGCTcgtaaccatggatgaaacgcgggtccatcacttcacactcgaaacaaaaaaactggaatgaaaagggagaaccgactCCAAAGAACACAAAGTCCGTTCCATCTACAGACAAAgttatggcgtcggttttttgggatgcgcttgGGTTAATTTTCATggactattttgaaaaaggagaaactatcaacggcgagtattaagcggacttattgcaacgttcgagctaagaaatcaagcaaaaacgaccCATTTGGCCCAAGTGGCTAAGTGTTATTTCATATAGACAATCCACCAGcttacacatccgttattgcaatgaccaaaattaatgaatttaagtttgaattgctatctcattCACTCTATTCGccagaataatattattttgtgcTGCCAGGCTTGAAAAAGGGGCTCGGTAGTCAAGGATTTTCGAACAATGAAGAGgggaaaaatgtatttttttaaatttttttgtcttttgtttGTTAGGCCAGGTACAATAAAATTGTTACGAGTTATTACCTGAAAgttcatcttgaaaaaaatctattgatGCAAAATAATATTGCTAGTATCTAAACAAGTCAAGGTTGAAAGTTTTTTGTCAAAGTTGTTAATCTAATGTTACCAcaggtatttttattttgttataaatagtGGTTTTAGTTGTATTATGTTGTAAATATTAAAAGCAAAATGTTCTTCTTTCACCTAGAACTATAATTAATTCCTGGTAAAAAAtggattataaaaaatgttaataaaacgTTGCGAGGTTTTTTGAACAACTGCCgcaattgaaaaaagtataagtTAACAGCAATATTCACGGTCAAAGATACAGTTTTgaaatttatgatattaatataattaaaggTGTATACGAATTTGAAAgtaatatgttttgaaaaagtatatgtTATACCGAGAACATCAAATACATACCAGTAAATgtatcagaaaaatattaattacagaAAAAACTACGGAGAAATCCAAATGAATTGTGTAAGGCTTTCACGGCCATCATCCAATATAAATACGTTTTTGTTCgtaagctaacctaacctaaatacGGATTTTGTACTATTCGTCTAATGTTGACGAAACGTCAAGAGCAATACACAAGCGACTACGGCCAAACAGGAGTCATATCGCTTAAGACTGTGGCAACTTATTAATTGGACGAAAGAAATTATAGAAGGGAGAGGAATAATTGATCTAGAGTGTATCTTAATGATATGGTATGATATGATTAGTATTTAAGACTCTAGCAGtgtttaatattgaaaaaatatgactgTGACATTATGGCTAAAGCTGCGGGAAATGCTGTACATGTCCCATCAGTTAAAATCCACAGTAAAATCTGAAATTGTTTCACATATGCAAATGTCGTAGAATTAGTAAAATTATTAGATGTagactattttggtgaacaCATCACaatacaaacttattcaaatattttatagatttttgaatttttattttacaataattaaatagaatattattttcatttgtgatACTTGCTTTTTCAGTAAGTATTGTTGTTCGATAAGAAGGATAATTACAAATGTTTTATGTTTACATTCATCGGATTCAATAAATTACAATGATACTCTGCGTCTATTCTTTTGTCCGTGTAGTACACTAGCATgcataaaaaaaactgatacaTATTATTGCCCTGGAACTCAACTCGCTTTGGTGCAAAAATAAAGAGTTTGCATTACTCCTTTGCATCTTGAGTTTTAAAATACTGTATACTacatataacaaaattttgataatgttctAAACGAGTGTGTTCATTCCAGTGAAAATGATTGCGATACCCATTTGGCACTTATATTTCTATAACTCAAGACTTTAGACAAAATATTACTCACAATGTCTATGGCTTTCACTAAATCTCTTTCGGTTAATCGaataatcaccctgtatttttgctattttctaACGTTGATGCGTTTTGAACGTCTTTTACTAAGATTGTGTAGTCACATTGTTCGGATAAAAGGTTAATAATCCTCATTCACTTTCAACAACATGCTTCAAAACTAAAATGTCTATTGTTTCACAATTCTCTTTCATTATAACAAAATActaaagtgaaaattttaacgatcGAAAATATAGGAATAAAATGACCCAATGATCCAAATGAAGCTTCAAAAACACACACTACCAATTATACgtcagaaattattaaatatggGAGAAAAACGAAGTAAATTTATTGACCCTGTTACTGTGTAAATCACAACTTTTAGAAATTATTGTCGTTTTACAGATAGTAATAGGAAACGAAATatagggttttccaataagagatGCTATTTTAAActgcccgctatttcggtaaatgtcacttttgaagctgtcattttttgacatttgacaagtagaaactacgccattaatgaaaatggaacgatacacgcttcagcaacgcattgaaattattaaaattcactataaaaatggtgaaagtttggcagagacggttcgtaaaactaaaacatttttggctCGACGTgcagcaccttctcggaccgcaatacagaaattggtggaaaaatttgagctgttgggacaagttagtgatgtgaagaataaaacccgtgcacgtcgcacaagaacaactgagaatattgctgctgtagcccaaagtgttgaagaaaacccaggtttgtccattcctcgtcgttctttggaattagccattccacaaacgtcattacaccgtattttgcataaaggctgggtcttaaggcctataaagttcagttaacacaagaactcaagctggccgatcatcaacaacgtcgtgtctttgctgattgggtccttgaaatgcatgaaaatgatccggaatttcatcgaaaaatcatcttaactgatgaggcccatttccaccttggtggttacgtcaataaacaaaattgtcgaatctggggctcggaaatcccaagagttattgttgaaaatcctctccatcctaaACGCGtaactgtttggtgcggtttatggtctggcagtgtcattggaccttactttttcgaaaatgaggctggagcaacagttacggtgactggattgcgctatcgagagatgattaatgattttttatggccggaattggatggtattgatttggacaacgtttactttcaacaagacggcgctacgtgccacacaagcaacaatcttttacgggaaaaatttccggaccgtgttatctctcgaagaggtgataacaattggccaccgagatcttgtgatttaacaccttgcgactttttcctttggggccacgtgaaagataaggtctacgccaacagtccagcatcgattcaagacctcaaagatggaattcgtgaggctatcgaggacatagggcagccgctttgcaatttggttacggaaaatttcatgaaaaggatgtggtcctgtaagcgcagtcatgcggccatttggctgatgttgtgttccattattaacggcataccttcctctttataattaaataaacatccgatcatttatctcaaaaaatggtatttttatttgaatatcaaaataacacctcttattggaaaacccgctATCTTGGAACAAAGAGagagaaatgatttattgtcaaaaaattgttacaatttatagagaaaagcttataaaaacaagaaaacaaacataaaagtaactaaataaagataaaacaaatgaaataaaatttctttatccAGAATAAAACCATAATGAGTTACTAATTTAAGGGTattagtaataggtaataattagtaaatgAGTCCAAAGCAAAGAATTTCAGTGGATAATTGCATAAATgttttatgcatattttttctttttttgttgttatcttTTTGATGAATTGAGTTTCACTCTCATAGCGGTGCTTTTACTGACTTTACTTTGTACTTTGGAGATATAAAGGTTTGTAAATCGGTATATAGATACACATACGTGGGAGGAAGAAGAGGAACCACAACTCATGCTCAAGATCGTTCAATTGCAAGAAGAAACAGAACATACATCATGTCAAGACTAATAGCTTCTTCAGATTTTTAGCTAAACTGTCAGAAGACGGATGCATGCACATAATTTGAGAGCAAGAAGACACATCCATGTTTGACAACAGAGTAGTGTGCATACATATAACACTGAGCAATTGAATTTCGATGGTATTTTCAAGACTGGAGGCGTTGCTTCTTTTCCGACGAACCAAGATACGTTGAACGGGTTAATATCACTATGGAGAGAGAGTACATTGATATAATGAACATTTAATGGCattgtaattttaattgatGAAACAATGACATATCGCAACATGGTTATAGAACAGCTAATTGTGGTATTTTCTAGTGCGGTCGACGgcagatttgtttttattgatgaaaatacCCGCCCTGCCGAATGAATTGTAAACGATTTTCACAGGATTACAAAAATGGAATGGCTACCTTGTTCACCAGACATTAATTGCATTGAGCACGTTTGGACTGAAATTTCGACATATGTTATCATAAAATCCAAGCAATTTGGGAAGCATTAcctcaataatttattaatgacTCTGAAAGATAGTATAAAGACGAGCCTAGGACGGTTCTACAAAGTATTCAATTCAATTACTTCactagaatttttcaatttcaatcaataaaGTTTGTGTTTAACATATCTGCcttttacttaaaatatttaccaagataattttaatatttttctaaaatccaCTTCAATTGTTGAGACGACATAATCTTGACATTTCGACTTATTACTGTATTAGGTTTTTATTGCCACATTCCCACCCGTTAAAATTGTGCGATGCGGCAACAAAAGACCAAAGTGTactgttttcaatatttattcggagctttcgaatacttactATTCATCCTCAGACACTGAATTTATTGTCAAAGTATAATggaagaatatatataaaagcataacaatattgaaaattatattcatttattaattaagaATTGTGGTGTCTAGAAATgttcttgttttaaaaattatcaaatgtaTATTAAAAAGAATACGCTTTTATTGCTTCAATCCCCCAAATTAACATAAACTACTTGGCAAAGACTTGCCTAGCCTAAAATTAGATACCTGTATGTTTTcttcttcataaaactttttcaagaaTTCAGATATATCTTCGACATCTTCAACACAACCAATACTTTTTTCTCTTTGCCGCAGTTCTATGTCGGCTTGCATCCTTCTCAATCCTTCTTCAATTGcatgtaaattattttgaaattgtccTCGTCCTTTAGTAAAATTACTCCAAAACCAAAAACACACAACAACACAAATAGAGATCCAAATGCTAATACCCACATTAAAAATTCCATCTTTATTATCACTCATGTttggattgaatattttctaaactgTAAACGTTGGCCAGCACAAAAGTAAATGTAAATGATGAGAGGTAGTGTAATGGATATGATATCGGATTAAATACACGTCAGATCCGTTCAATAttggataaataatttatggCAAGACTAGGAATAGAGAAGGTTATTCTAAATAGTTTATTAtaatgtttccatcaaattgCCATCAGAAGTTCTTGATATGATGCTTTaacgttaaaatatttatatccatTATCACCTTACTTATTAAAGCAGAACCTAAACCTTCAACTGACGAGAAATGAATAAgcgtttaatatttttaagaaagaTTTCTACCATGATATCTAGAGcccaaaataacaaaacaaaaggGTCAGGAGCGGAAAATGGGTAGAACGCTGCAGTACTGCAGAGTTcccgaaaaattaaaagttgaaaaCTGATGATTACATTCTTTAAATAATAAGTCAGGAGCCCAAAGAGTCTGGTGGTTAGGATATTTGGGCAAAATGAATGCAAACAGAATTGCCAGAAGAACACAAATGGGGGGAGAgggaattagaagaagaaaaggcaggtagaaaaaatataactgaATGCAGAGAAAGAACAGAGGACAGAAATGGATGGAGAGGTATAGTAAAAAGAGTAGAAGAGAAACAGGTCTTAAagactttgaaatatataacttttttgaaaGTATGGTCAAGtctaaataaaagtattatattgtacttgaccatAATATCGCTCCCAGACGATgcatacataagtattcgaaagctcgaaaatatattagagtaAATATACATTGgtatttaattttgccacaaacCTACTACGAAAAAGCTCATAATCTTGTGAGCAAAGAAGTTAAACAACTTTGTCGACTAAAAAACGTTGACATTTACATTGAATTGATGTTATCAGCTCACTTGTTTTCACTTTGATATATTCTAAACTAAAATTCGCtacaaatatgagaaaaaaataaaatcgcaAATATTACTCATGATTCTAACAACCAGACACTAACCAAGAATCAAGTAAATCTAACTCAAACCTTTTGGTCTTTTGTCAAATGAGCTGAACGGTAAGGGGAGAGGAAAATATCCCAATTCATACAATTTGAGAAAATCAAATCAGACATAGTGTTAAATGGCCTACACTTGAATGAGGTCACTTCTtacttgtataattttttcctataaaatagatattactGAAAATCACCCCTACTTTTCAAATACTGGCTAGTGATCTAATGTTGTTGGTAATCAGATTTTTCGTGAATTTCTCACACATGGAGTTTGGAAAATGTATCTCTAGTGTACGTTTAAATTCGTTATAAATCCTGAAATAGCCCAAAAAGACTCTGCGACAACTTTTAAGCTGTATGAATCGCAATCTGCAATTCGTTCCTTCCTCGTCAAACACTTATTGGTTGCATTTAGCGAACGTAGCGTTTATCTCTACTGCTACCCACCGGTAGCGGTAGTGATCGGGAACGTATTGAATGTTCGTTGGGAAGtcatttttgatttatctatATTGTTAGTTTTAGACAATTGTATTTTTCACATAGAGGCTatattgttgggtttttgtttAATGTACtcaaatgaaattattcttattaaacTTAACGAGTGTTTATTACGTGGTGGTGTTTCgtctagttttttttaattacgttTTGTAACCAGCATTCACTCACTTTTGTGTGTATATAAAAACGGACATTATAATGCAAAACTTTATTATGCAATTAATTCGTGGAGCTTCAATTCATTTTCCTCATCCATCATTTTCTTCTAAGAAGGCTACACCTTAACGTTTGATCACAAATCACAGTTGAATCTACAAATTTCTGGTCTCGTTCTGTCTTCCTTTTTTGTTCACTTTTCTGACGTTTCAGTTCTGCTACTACTACCTAGCACAAAATATAGCGTCTGCTCCATAACGTGTTGAGTTTGTCCCGTATGTGCTAGCGAACAATTCCACTAGGGTTTCACAACAGTTGTACAACGGTTTCGTCCGCTGAATGCGGAATGAATGCGAATGAATGAAAATGTTAATGTTTGATGGAGTTTTAAACCGACCAAACCAGTAAACAGGTATAGGCATATAGAACAAAACTTATctgtttagttttttaaaactcTCTAGAAAGTCCAGTTTTATGTAAAGAACTACATTTGGAATCGCTGTAAGAAACACATATCTTCCTTCCAATATTGTACGTGATCTATGGATATTCGATTTAGTAttgaagtattttaaataaaattaaaacaaaaaggtTATTTTGTTCGAATcgaaaaaatttgtgaaatttttgttaatgttCGATACAGACTCACGCAAAGCACCTCCTAGAGGCTCTAGACAAGAGTCTTGACGAGCAGAGGTGGCAAAAATTCTAACCATTCAGTCTCTCGATTTATTCTGCATTTAATTCTCTAATTAAACGATCCCCaagtcattatttttattctcgcGCTCGTAAAACGCAACATGGAGCAGAGCGACAGAAAGAGGCGATGCGAGAGAAGGCGAAAAAACACGAGTACCGTTTACACTCTCGCACTCACGTTCCCTCGTGGAGAATCTGGATCAGGCTTAACAATGAATGTTTCAGATTAAGATaatgtttcgatttttttggCAATAACGGCTACCAAAAGAATAAATCAGAAAATGATTCcccaaattcaaataaattcacaaaaaacaacttgaaatgctaaaacaaaataaataattaattaaaggTTCAAATAGTCCTCCCCGTTGAGCCAATCAAAGTCttaatatattaaacaaaaataatcttGTATCTCTACATTGTAATATTTGCATTATGTTCGACCATTTGTTCTTATTTCTATTAGATATTAAAGACATTCAAAATTGTGCGTTAAACTTAAAGTTTTACTAAGAAATCATTCGGGAACAAAAGGCTGATTTTTGAAGCCACTTGATTTTACTACCCGAGCATTGTGATTAGGACATACATCTTGCTggactaaataaataaaattaagggAACGTTACTGAATTGCTGGAACTATCTGGGTTTGTAACAGTGAGAGCGCTAATGAGATTTCCCTCATAATAAAAAGGTTTATCACCTAAACCTCCCACCCACGCATAGGGTATGAATGTTAAAATCAACAGCGTTTCAGGAAAAGTACAGTTAGTATGATCCCGATATAAAACGACCTTCACCGAGCTGGTTATAGgatcaaacatattttttatgtaatttaatatatcaaaaaatattttgatttgaatagaTGAATGTAAAAATCCTCATTTAATTATgtcacaaaaaaacgaaaatcaGATCATTCTCCTGTTCACTTTATAAACAACagttttttgagttatttaaaaaaatatgtgtgtcaaaaatttacaaagtcgTAGGTAAATTTAACTAACAATTATTTAAAGACGAATAAAAAATAGAAGTGGTATTAGctaagataatttttaaaattcaattgttATGTACTGTATTTTCagcacaaaaattataaaattcttcgttaaatttatttttaaaaacggtCACTTTTTGTAACATGTAGTTATGATAACCATAAAATTCAAGTGACGGACTGGTTAGCTCAACAgtactgttttttcttttacgaAAAGCTAACTTTGAcagtttttaaaagtttcatcATTAAAATCTATCACACCATTACCGGAATCAcacaaaaacactttttggccatttttttcaataataaacagCAGTACTTTTTTCAATTGCAACTACAGTACAGTAAGAGAATAAGCCGAGCAATCAAATTAAGAGTCTACAAGACTGCGATAAAACCAGGATTACTATACCGCTGAAACTGCAACACTAACAAATACGGACGAAGAATAACTAAGGATATATGAGAGGcgaataattaggaaaattcatggACCCGTGAAAGTTCGAAGTcatgaattatgaaattaagaatataatagaaaataaggatatagtaaatacaataaacgCAATGGTAAGGACACATTACACCATGAAAAAACGGCAGGGTACAAGGAAAATTACAGATTGGAGACAGAACGAGAAAAGATTGCCAGGATGACCAAAAATAGATGGAAAGATCAGTTTGTACAAGATATGCAAGGTGTAGATGTAGGTGACTGGATAAAGTCGATGCTTCAAAAACATGTAATGACCTGTAATTAAGTAGTGATAAAATGTGGAAATTTCCTCCAATAGTTCCATTTATCTACGTgtataatatacaaggtgtttgcAAATCTACCACATAATACAGAGGGTCTCTCAtaagtaatgtcggttttcatatgtgaaCATTCCTTAGTCTACATGTCACAACTTGTTAAGCTTGGTGTCTAATTCTACAGTACAAGGAACAACTGCTTTACTTCCTTTTAATCAGTCTCTCCTTGTTTATAGACGACGCAGTACGTGTTCACAGTATGGagcaataagaataaaattcttATATTGTAAATGACATTCTTTGAAACAAAAGTGACagcaaggaaaatatgtgaaattgaaggggAATACACAATTTATGAGTGAACGGTGCAGCATTGGTTGAATCGTTCAAATAGTAGAGATTTGAGCGCTTGAGGATTGTTCGCGCTCAGGTCGTCCACCTGTGTAGAGTATTACACATTACAGACATACAAACAGTGGTCCATTCTGGTTTCGTCAGCAATACATTCAAGCAGCACTGtagtaatacatttttaatgatattcaACTAGTTTGTGTATAAAAGTCGTTTCGTATTCCCCAGAATTGTCAAAGGCAAACAAAGTTGCGCTAGATAcactattttgaatatttgagatTATTGTAAAC is from Diorhabda sublineata isolate icDioSubl1.1 chromosome 1, icDioSubl1.1, whole genome shotgun sequence and encodes:
- the LOC130445670 gene encoding uncharacterized protein LOC130445670 — translated: MSDNKDGIFNVGISIWISICVVVCFWFWSNFTKGRGQFQNNLHAIEEGLRRMQADIELRQREKSIGCVEDVEDISEFLKKFYEEENIQKEDNVEAVPIMNKDETILGNKEKVEDKKTI